In Phragmites australis chromosome 16, lpPhrAust1.1, whole genome shotgun sequence, one DNA window encodes the following:
- the LOC133896000 gene encoding uncharacterized protein LOC133896000: protein MTDDDATHVATACECEAANTYEREATAARERKAAAARDRDEADARAHEEVAAHDDNIAQALVLHEAAAIANLHAQAVVVQNIRTLVPVVLDLGSPNYNKWCCRFLITLGKYSLTAHVLSDVTRHDSANWCCMDCIVLEWLYGTITPELCEIIMDHDVTVRDVWQALEGQFIGNRETRALHLDAEFRTFVQGDLTISDYCRRLKSMADALGTLGTLSEPVPDRTLILAVLRSLNKKFGYMAALLKRQRPFLTFLEVRSDLLLEELEMTSRPTHLSTALLVNTSFSAKGGAQSSKGQIVASGGRSTTPTIATQGNSGSSSRSTNANRHRCRNNKGGHGNGGRKSDSEGAPSGWPSFYNLWMGTIQMWFGP from the coding sequence ATGACCGACGATGACGCCACCCACGTTGCCACCGCTTGTGAATGCGAGGCAGCCAACACCTACGAACGCGAGGCCACCGCAGCACGCGAACGCAAGGCCGCCGCAGCCCGCGACCGTGACGAGGCCGACGCTCGCGCCCACGAGGAGGTTGCCGCCCATGATGATAACATCGCCCAGGCGCTGGTCCTCCACGaagccgccgccatcgccaatCTTCATGCCCAGGCGGTCGTCGTCCAGAACATACGCACATTGGTGCCCGTTGTCCTCGACCTCGGCTCGCCGAACTACAACAAGTGGTGCTGCCGGTTCCTCATCACGTTGGGCAAGTACTCACTGACCGCCCACGTCCTCTCCGACGTCACCCGTCATGACTCCGCAAATTGGTGCTGCATGGATTGCATCGTCCTCGAATGGTTGTACGGCACCATCACACCCGAACTCTGCGAGATCATCATGGACCACGACGTCACCGTGCGCGACGTCTGGCAAGCGCTCGAGGGGCAATTCATCGGCAATCGGGAGACACGCGCACTGCATCTCGACGCTGAGTTCCGCACCTTCGTTCAGGGTGACCTCACCATCTCAGACTACTGTCGTCGCCTCAAGAGCATGGCTGACGCCCTCGGCACCCTCGGCACCCTCAGCGAGCCCGTCCCTGATCGAACTCTCATCCTCGCTGTCTTACGCAGTCTGAACAAGAAGTTCGGGTACATGGCAGCGCTCCTCAAGCGGCAGCGACCGTTCCTGACGTTCCTCGAGGTGCGCTCCGATCTCCTTCTTGAGGAGCTCGAGATGACGTCACGCCCCACCCATTTGTCGACTGCCCTCCTTGTCAACACCTCTTTCAGCGCCAAGGGGGGTGCCCAGTCCTCCAAAGGCCAGATCGTCGCCTCTGGCGGTCGCTCCACAACACCCACCATCGCGACGCAGGGCAACAGTGGCTCCTCCAGCAGGTCAACCAACGCCAATCGTCATCGGTGTCGCAACAACAAGGGCGGCCATGGCAACGGCGGTAGAAAATCCGACAGCGAGGGCGCTCCATCCGGGTGGCCGTCCTTCTACAATCTGTGGATGGGCACCATCCAAATGTGGTTCGGACCATAG